The region TCTTCAATGGACAGACGTGGCTTTACCTACTTCAAGCATTTCTAGTCCATCTTCAAGAAAATACAGATAGGCAAATTGATAGCTAGATAATTAACCTTCTGTCAATTGATCAGACATGACAACCAGGCAAGCCTAccactcctcctcctcctcctcctcctcctcctcctcctgatGCTCTGATCCACCAGACACGAGCACAGGTGGATCTGCTTGTAGCAAAATAAGTATCAACGTTACTCGGTGTCTGAAGTCTTCTTGTCGGAAACGCGCTTTAACGTCACGTTGGGGACTCTGGATTCTAACTTCCCACTTCCGACCGCAAAGGTCCACCTAAAATCCTTCAGATTCACTCAACGCCAATGATTCTCGCTTAAAATCCAAGGGAACTGCAAAGATCATCAAAAAGATCATTTATCAACTAGCTATAGCTGAGGGGGGTgtacatttatcaaaagaaaagtaTATAAATGTGATTATGAGTGACACAGGATCACTCCAAGAATGTTAATTGTCGTTGTTATAACTTAATTGATTTCTTGGTTTGTTCACCTTTCTCTTTCATAATCTCTTAAATTTCCTCTTTCTTTCCATAATAAGTATCAAACATTTTACTATTTCCTTAAATACTGTCTTCTTATTTCTTCaacttctttctatttttccatAATgcccatgaaaaaaattaaatctacaTAGATTGTAAATTGATAACATGAagactaattttttatatggattaaaacaagtttgtaaattgataaaactaattttaaacaCTCAGCATGAACCTAGCTAACTCTATCTACTGTTACCGATTATTATCTCTACTTTTAAAGTAAACATGCAAGTAAACAGCAAAGAAATCTTATCTCTAATATTTCTAGCAGTGTACTCTACAAGGAAAATCTAATTGCTCAAAGTGAGATTTATTGAtttaaccaccaccaccatgatCATCAAGGTGCCTTGTGCAGTTCTGCTTCACATACATATGTAGAGTGCGAGGTGGGTGGGATATTGAGCAAGCCATTGATTAATCAAAAAGTTTTGGTCCAACATTAATTATGATGAAATATGGAGATGGACAtccaaaagattaaaaaatatgtgcaaaGAAAAAGTCGGACCCTTTATGAGTGCAAATGTGGTCCTTGAGGGTAGAGGTGAATATATAAGAGTTGGAAATTAACAAGAGAAAGCCCACGGATTTAATGCAGAGAAAGGAGCCCTCCGATTGAATGTGATGGCCACATTTTTTGTCAAGTTCTCCTCCTATTGTGAGTGGGGTTCCTCGTGAGttggattgttttaatttctattatctGGTGGCCTGTTTGGGACCAGTACTATACTTTAGCTAAGTTGTATTTGTCGTTTCGCCTACGTTAAGTAAATCAATATTCTCGAAGCAAAGAAATTCTTCCCAGCTCCTCAAGCTTTCGCTTGGTCAGCTGGTTATTCTTGGACATTTACTTAGAACATGCACAGCCTATGATGCTTGCTGGTGTCCATACATATTTATGCTCAGTTACTAATCTGTTTCGTTTTATGAGGATAAGCAGGACCGATTAAGCTTCACTTAAAATAGCACCGCACCTCACCGACTTGTTAAGAGAGCCTGAAATCAAGCAATCCAGCCCATGCCGCTCTGTACCCTGGCCTCCGTGTCTGTCTTATTGTGACCATTACATGCACGTATTGGAATCAATATTCTGGAGAGTATTTAAGTAGAAGAGTTGCTGTGCCTTATTCCTAGTACGAATCTGTGATAACTAAAAGGGACACCTCTGCGTAGACGAGGAAACGTTTTGCTTGCTTGATCGACAAAGATGGAATATTGTTGAGGATATGGACAATACACCAGCTGTTTGTTCCCAAACATGTCGTTGATAGGAGAAAGATCTAAAACACTTGCAGCTGGTTGTCCGTGTACAGACTAAGTttacttatttaatttcttcatttaggTACAAGGAAGGTTCACCAGGTCTAATTCTAATGTATGTTCAGATCCGAAGCATGCACTCTGTTTTAAATGATTgagaaatatagtttttatgtaGTTCTTAGTTGATATAAAGAGATTTGTTACAACCAGTAATTGCTGCAATGAGTTTCTGTAATGCGATTAATTTGATTCGCATAAATCTATCAGGTTCTTCCAATGATTTTTCAGCAATATTATAGCAAGCCATAGTTTTTTACTCACATTATAAACACATTATAGAAGGAGGAACCTGTTTCCATAGGTTCGCGAACGCAACAGATTTATAACAGCAGTACGAATAAAATCATCTTGTCCGGTCCTCGATTGCCCATATAGCAAAACTCAGTTCAggacaattattttttcatggcatcgtttattattattattatttttatgtcccAAGCAACTCCGCCGGGGACCAAGACTGTGACTTGTAATAAAGCTGAAGGGTAAAGGATAGATtcgaaaggaaaaaacaaattcagacCAAACAATTCCAATGCTCCTACATTAAATCTCAAGACCTGTCACTACCACTCGCTATTTTCTTACAACCAAACATGAATCAGAATCCGTGTGCACCACCATTGTCGAACTTTCTATGTCACAACTACTCGGTCAAAGTTTGCCGACCTGCCATGTCATGCCAACTGGACTCTTTTCCATTCCGTTGATCAGTCTTATCATCCACGTATCCaacatggaaaatatttttgtggATCAGAGACTTCGAAATAGATTCAATTCGAATTCATTCGTTAGGCATCGCTATCTAGCCAGttactcttcttcttcattgtcCAAATGCCAGCACAGGGTCAATCGGGTACCACTAGCTAGTGCAAGCTAACAAACAGCTTTCATATATTTGTGGTCATCGGTGTTGCACCACAGAATTTAGCGAACTTTGTACGGATGTCATCGATGTTGCTATCCAAAATTAACTCGAGACATCGATGTAATCCGACTTCAGCATGCCCAAATACAGTATACCCGCTCAAACACTTTTACTATCAAGGTTTGAAAAGGTTAGATGTTACATCAGAGAAGAATACTTTCGCTCAGTTCTGAGGTTACATGATTAGGTAAGCACTTAATTAAAATACCTACTTCgagaaaataattgaaacttTAATGGTTAGCCGGGCTTATCTAGTTAATCCAAGATTTCCAACCATATTGCAGTACCTGTCCATCAACTATAACTTAAGTATGTCGAAGGAACCTTCTGTGccctatcttcttcttttttctttcaaaatatgaGTGCATATAATAGCTGGGAAACTTGGATGTGCTTTGAATTTTGCTAGTACAGTTTTTATTCATGAATGTGCTCTGAATTAGAAAAATGTGTAGATAAAAAtgtaatttgaacttgaaatttctaaatttaaacTTGTGTTTTTATTCTTAGTAATAGGATACatcactaaaaataaaaaacacagttTCATATGTTTGCTCTTGTATTTTGTGCCGTGGAGAATTCTACcccacaataaatataaaaacagaaGCTTAGACAAACGCACTCTTATTTCAAATCCAATACAAGATTTATATGTAAAGGTGAATGCATTGGTTGTTCTAGTAAATTCATAAATCATCCAAGCACACAAGAACTCACATGGCAAATCAAGATGGTGAACAATTTTTGTTTCACATGGTATCACCTCAACCTAGAACTTCTCTAAGCTCCTGGCCTTCACAGCATATATATAATGGCAGGGAATTAAATCAACAACTTGGGTGCTGGAAGTGATCATTTCACCGCAAGAAATAGCCATGGAGATTTTGCTTTCATTACTTTTAGAATTCTACGGGTGGATTTTCGGATTGATTGCTGGTGAAAACTTCTTTTCATGTCGATGAACAAATAAAGGTGCTTATTTATGGCTATTGAAAACAGAGTCTCTATTTTCTTCTGCCATGTCGAATcccttttttcccctttaaaTTAGCAAAGCACAGACtccctccatcattttcaaACATCCATCAAATGTTAACTTTGACCGACTTTTTATAATTAGTTCCAGCGATTACAAAAGTTCGAAACCAAGTTATAGAAATATTAAAGgttctattatttttgttaatttcttaccttatataaaattaaagaaaaaactagtaaaaaatatgttatatcaacatttgaaaagttaaaaggtccatttttacttgatttttataaaaataaaaaatgaaaaaattgaatttttaatattttaaaaaaattaaattaaatttgagggTTACATTTTTCATACAGCATCACAGCTTCCTTTTCGAACATGTTGAGTTTTAATTTCCTTCAATTTACGCATTTATTATCGATACTCTgttaaaacaaaagcaaaatttaCAGAGGTGTTGCAGCACATTAGAGTTTTCTTTGCCGACACACACCTGCTGCGATGCACAGGCTCGTGTTTACTGATCAACAGCccttcaaaatgaaaaagagcAACCCGAACATcaaaaattgcttttcaaatttcGAGGAACAGTGAAATAACATGAAGACGACAATGACGGGTAAGGAGACAGTAAAATGTTTCAAATGGATGCAGGAGGTTTCCATGATGTTTCATCAAACATTATTTGTTGAGCGTGtacaaaaatcaagatgataatTATTGGACACCTTTTCAAGGCGCACGGGGGGTGCAACAGCAGGACTGGACCCTGATGTTGATGATTTGCAGAGTTGCACAGCTTAGAAATGAGCATCCTATGCACAGAGTCAGACCATTGGACCGAGTGGGGCTCACCCCTCTGAGCCCAAATGGACAAGGTGCCATTATGCTGCGCCCTTTCAATCTCCACTTCTTACAAGGTGGTGATTGTGTTAATGTAATAGATtgttatttcatcaaatttttttgttattttattgggaaaaaaataattttctgcaCCAATACCCCTAAAATAGCCTAAAATCACCATCAGTCTTTATCCTCTCGGAAATCCATCATTAGAAGAAGTTAACCATTCTCCTTGAAAGCACACCCCATAATTGGAAACATCAAAGAGAACGTCAAGGACAAGCAAATAAAGTTTAACTGCATTTGAAGAGTAAAACATCCCAAGAAATCAATGATGATTATGCTGTTTGTTCTGAAAAGATTAACTAATAATTACATCGATGTATGGTATGATCTTACAATTTCGGGCACACTAAACATCATTAGGATAATGTGAAAGGTTTATGTATTAAATGAACGAGCAGCTTTAGACCTTGagataattaaattgattgtcaAGAAGATTGGATTCATTTAGTTAAGGTTCTTATGCTCTGCTACTTAATGACATGgaataatcaaatcaattattatatatataaaaaataatattatgcaTTAATAAGGGGATGGCTGACCATGTCCACATGATATACCACATGTCATGTAGCCCACAACCCATCCAACCGAATTCAAAACTCAATGGCCAAATTCGAGTCCCACATGGCCTGGCTATGCCCATACCGATCTAGCCATGCGGACCCCACCGCCCACATGGAGATGTTTCCTCATCCTTTCCTCTTAAGGAACCAACGTTCCTGATTTCCCTCCCACAATCCCCCAAAACTCATCTTGACCGTCCCCGATTAAAGCTCTCGAAAGTCTTCCATATGGGCGGCTGTGCTTGTCCCACTATTGTCCCTCGATGCAAGGACAAGGGGCCTCAAAGGTGCTGCTATTGCTACCGACAGGCTTAGCTTGCCTTCGTCCATAATTCATGCATTTGAAGAGAATAGCAGGGATTTTTCTCAAcctcttctttttatatataaaatacactTGTTTCCATTCACACATCCCCTCGCAGAGAGACTActagctattatttatttctctcAAGAATCTACATATCAAAAggaaacaacaagaacaatCTTCAACACTCTTTACAGATCCTGCGCGTGAACAAAGATTGTTGGAAAACATGGAAGGTGGTGTTGCATATGAGAATGATCTAAACCTCAAGGAAACTGAGCTTAGACTGGGTTTGCCAGGGACGGGTTGTCCCAATGAGAAAGGAGTTTCTGGTGCTAGAAACAACAAACGACCATTTCCAGAGACCAGAGAGGAGGGTGGAGCAAATGGTAAATCTGATGCTCAACATGATGACCAAGAAACTGCCTCTGCTCCGAAGTAAGTcagaaattttctttttccttggttCTTTTTTGGCTCAGGGTCTTTCGTTTTTAGTAGATCTATTCACCCTTTAATTTCTTATGATGTATTGCAGTACTTATTCATTTGATATGCATGCGACATTTCAGGGTACAAATAGTGGGCTGGCCACCAATCCGATCCTACAGGAAAAATAGCTTCCAGCCAAAGAAGGCTGAGGACGAGGCTGCAGCTGGGATGTatgttaaattttctttttccttgttctTTTTTGGCTCAGGGTCTTTCGTTTTTAGTAGATCGATTCACCCTTTAATTTCTTATGATGTATTGCAGTACTTATTCATTTGATATGCATGCGACATGCAGGGTACAAATAGTGGGTTGGCCACCAATCCGATCCTACAGGAAAAATAGCTTACAGCCAAAGAAGGCTGAGGACGAGGCTGCAGCTGGGATGTATATTAAAGTAAGCATGGACGGAGCACCTTACCTTAGAAAGATTGACCTTAAGGTTTACAAGGGATACCCTGAACTCCTAAAGGCTTTGGAGAGCATGTTCAAGCTCACCATAGGTAAGACTATTTTGATGAATATGCATGTGCTTTATGTTGTTCTTTTTATATACTGCGTGTTGTTTATCTATGTTTGATTAGTATTATTGTGGTTCTGATGATGATATTTGTAACTATGCCAGGTGAGTACTCTGAGAGGGAAGGCTACAAAGGGTCAGAATATGCACCTACTTATGAGGACAAAGACGGTGACTGGATGCTAGTTGGAGATGTTCCTTGGGAGTAAGTTCTGCCAATCTGCCTGCCCCTCTCTCTAAGTTCATTTGGATCTATTTCTATATATTATGTAATAAATTCTAACAGTTCATTTTCATTTGCAGTATGTTCCTGTCTTCCTGCAAGAAACTGAGAATCATGAAAGGATCGGAAGCAATAGGCTTGGGTTGTGGTGCATGAAAACCCCACAAGCCATGTTAACCCATAGGAGCAGGGCGAAGAGAAGATTCATCCCTTGAGAAAGTCTTTCAGCTTGGGTTCTCCTAGAAGAAAACTCAAATCTGAATCCGCGTCTCTCTCTTACAGAGTTTTCCACAATTGGACTGGAAGTTTTAGACAGGAAACAGGAAAAACCAGAGTGAAGTTACAGTTTCTATCCTAGAGTGTGGCAGCGAGATATTTGGTGGTTTGGACACCTATGGTGTCGTTTTGTTGGTCCTTGTAATCTCATCAAAACCAAAACTGCATACAGGAAGATAATATTGCTCCAAGTGCAAGcaattatgtaaataaaaacagaaagaaacatATGGAAAGACAGGGTCGTCCATGTTTTGCCATGTAGTGTTCTCAATACACCACTATAAGCTAAATATAAAAGTGTGTTTGCCAAGTTCTAACAAATCCTGTAATTGATTCTGGCTATATTTTCATATTGATCCGGTTCTGTGTTCTAACAGGAAGATAATATTGCTCCAAGTGCAAGcaattatgtaaataaaaacagaaagaaagatggaaagACAGGGCCGTCATGTTTTGCCATGTAGTGTTCTCAAGACACCACTATAAGCTAAATATAAAAGTGTGTTTGCCAAGTTCTAACAAATCCTGTAATTGATTCTGgctatattttttcatattgatcCGGTTCTGTGTTCTCTAGTGACTTTTTGATGCAGCTTGTGTCCACCTGCTCTGGGATCAACTGGTTCGATACCCACGAGAAATATGTCACCTttcagtcagatttggatgtTCAGTAAATGTCTAGCATGATCTTTTTATACTTTAAAGGGTATGCCTACCATAATTATTCAACCAAATAATGCACAGattaaggaagaagaaacaaaagaatctcAACCTTAAGATGGCAGGTCCTACTCCATGTTTTTTCCCCCCTACtctcttttaatctttttgacCAGTGATGTGAAGGACCAGATCAAGTTTGTTCAAGGCTGTGGTTGATTTTCAAAGCAGGGAAAGAGAATAAAGGAAAAcatgaaaagtaaaagaaatgcCTCAACTGTTTAGATATtccaagagaaaaggaaagaaacagtCATTTTCATTTGCATAAGCATCAAGATGGAGATCGATCGAAGGTAAATTTCAAATAGCTGCAGTACCAGGAGAAACAAGCTATCTTCTCAGTTTATTAACAATCCATATTAACACAATCGTAAACTTAACTGCCAATGGTGAAGTCCAAAAAGCATTCGATGTAATCCAGCTAACATCAAAAGAGAAGGTCTGCTCGATATAGAGAAGACATGGGGAATAGAACGCAAGGAAAATATTAGGAAACTTCACAGTCATGTTGTGTGGTCATAAATACTCATCAGCAAAGACTACATGGCAATCAGAGCTTCACCAGAGTCCTTAAGAGGAATAGGATTTCTGGATGTGTGTGAAAACTAAGAGGAACAAGGTGTTCCCACAAcaagaaagtaaaagaaaagcatAAAGTGCTTCAGAGGTATCAACTTTCAGCTAATAAAGATGCTCATCTTTAACCCTTGTCAATGTTCTTCAGCATAG is a window of Populus nigra chromosome 10, ddPopNigr1.1, whole genome shotgun sequence DNA encoding:
- the LOC133706039 gene encoding auxin-induced protein 22D-like — its product is MEGGVAYENDLNLKETELRLGLPGTGCPNEKGVSGARNNKRPFPETREEGGANGKSDAQHDDQETASAPKVQIVGWPPIRSYRKNSFQPKKAEDEAAAGMVQIVGWPPIRSYRKNSLQPKKAEDEAAAGMYIKVSMDGAPYLRKIDLKVYKGYPELLKALESMFKLTIGEYSEREGYKGSEYAPTYEDKDGDWMLVGDVPWDMFLSSCKKLRIMKGSEAIGLGCGA